From one Triticum urartu cultivar G1812 chromosome 3, Tu2.1, whole genome shotgun sequence genomic stretch:
- the LOC125542805 gene encoding sister-chromatid cohesion protein 3: protein MAETIASMRRPKRGRPPRPRESDFVTGEEFEDEEEGEDHAEAADGLAPPRSKRKREASAAAAAALEDLTLIDIVKHNGRLISHAVKRLVEDYESNPKSVLFQILTMLFEVCGARHDIYASDLHEAAVDDIVFKLAELARKGLVDDNYSSKRKDLKNFKENLVTFWDSLVLECQNGPLFDDNLFTTIKDYVVAISCTPPRVYRQVASLVGLQLVTSFISVAKTLSGQRETTQRQLNAEKKKHSDGPAVESLNKRLSITHENITYLEESMRKIFSGLFMHRYRDVDPEIRMLCIKSLGIWVVSYPSLFLQDIYLKYLGWTLNDKNAGVRRTSILALQSLYDVDDNIPSLGLFTERFYSRMIQLADDIDISVAVPAIGLIKQLLRHQLLSDDDLGPLYDLLIDEPPMIRRAIGELVYDHLIAQNCKTPSVARDGNNESSEIHISRMLHILREFSDDPVLSSYVIDDIWDDMKAMKDWKCIISMLLDETLIAELTDMDGTNLVRMLRASAKKAVGERIVPATDNRKMYYNKSQKEILENSKSDITNALMKRYPQLLRKYLPDKAKISPLIDMMMLLKLEMYSLKRQEQNFKAAIDLIVDAFFKHGDKDTLRSCIKAIAFCCMKCQADLLDYAENKLKILEDELVLKVKTAIKEVEAGDDEYSLLVNLKRLHELQLSKPVKNDGLFEDMYRILSHLKEMDNEVKSFLLINMFLEVAWCLHAIGVENPSETSIEGLSSKQRSLLEQLYYFLVVLSNYQKEGRSTTVLSSRVCIITAEMWCLFKKSKYSSTKLKNLGYLPQLEYVQKFWKLCEQQLNISDDTEDEDANEEYIEDTNRDAVMIAAAKLLLADTVSKDYLGPEIVSHYVSHGASTTEIIKHLITALKKNADSDIAALFFEALRRAYERYMTYLREGENQNLIAKSYSECQDLANRLAGYYVGAVRIKNKSEILKIIQCGVQFAFVDLPKQLSFLEAALVPFVSKLPSSDIPDILTDVQKRAQDIDMNEDPSAWRPYLTFVEHLREKHARNEVFHEEKEEKPVKRRGRPRKPRDEPVRNLFDGNKSSDEESVSDSDQRGHGGDDDDEDDAFDQPLINTFRPSASKLRSLKGVSQQGTSSQRKAPTASGSNS, encoded by the exons ATGGCGGAGACGATAGCCTCCATGCGCCGCCCG AAGCGTGGCCGCCCGCCAAGGCCGAGGGAGAGCGACTTTGTGACCGGCGAAGAGTTtgaggacgaggaggagggggaggaccACGCGGAGGCGGCCGATGGGCTCGCGCCGCCCCGGTCTAAGCGCAAGCGCGaggcgtccgccgccgccgccgccgcgctcgAGGATTTGACCCTCATCG ACATAGTCAAACATAATGGCAGGCTAATCAGCCATGCTGTCAAAAGATTGGTCGAGGATTATGAATCAAATCCAAAGTCAGTGCTATTTCAGATATTAACAATGTTATTTGAG GTTTGTGGCGCCAGACATGATATATATGCAAGCGACCTTCATGAGGCAGCTGTGGATGACATTGTATTCAAACTAGCTGAGCTAGCAAGAAAA GGTCTGGTGGATGACAATTATAGCTCAAAAAGGAAGGACCTTAAGAACTTCAAAGAAAATCTTGTTACCTTTTGGGATAGTTTGGTCCTTGAGTGTCAGAATGGTCCATTATTTGATGATAACTTATTCACGACAATCAAGGATTACGTGGTTGCAATATCATG TACTCCCCCAAGGGTTTATCGTCAAGTAGCTTCATTGGTTGGGCTCCAGCTTGTGACGTCCTTCATATCTGTCGCCAAGACTCTCAGTGGACAGCGTGAGACCACCCAAAGGCAGTTGAATGCAGAGAAGAAGAAGCACAGTGACGGGCCAGCTGTTGAATCTCTCAACAAAAGGCTATCCATTACTCATGAAAATATTACATATTTGGAGGAATCGATGCGTAAAATATTCAGTGG GTTGTTCATGCACCGTTATCGGGATGTTGACCCTGAGATCCGAATGTTATGCATAAAATCCCTAGGTATTTGGGTTGTCTCATATCCATCACTGTTCTTACAAGATATATATTTAAAGTATCTTGGGTGGACACTGAATGACAAG AATGCTGGAGTTAGAAGAACTTCTATTCTTGCCTTGCAAAGCCTGTATGATGTAGATGACAACATACCTTCTCTTGGTCTCTTTACGGAGAGGTTTTATAGCAGGATGATCCAGCTTGCTGATGATATTGATATTTCAGTAGCTGTGCCAGCTATAGGACTCATCAAGCAATTACTTCG GCATCAACTTTTGAGTGATGATGATTTGGGTCCCCTATATGATTTGCTTATTGACGAACCTCCTATGATCAGGCGTGCAATAGGGGAGTTAGTTTATGATCACCTGATAGCACAAAACTGCAAGACCCCTTCTGTAGCTAGAG ATGGGAACAATGAATCCTCCGAGATTCACATTAGTCGAATGCTGCACATCTTAAGGGAATTTTCGGATGACCCAGTCCTGAGTTCTTACGTCATTGATGATATTTGGGATGACATGAAGGCCATGAAA GACTGGAAGTGTATAATCTCCATGCTTCTTGATGAAACTCTGATAGCTGAGCTTACTGACATGGATGGAACAAATCTAGTTCGGATGCTGCGAGCCTCTGCTAAGAAGGCTGTTGGGGAAAGAATAGTTCCTGCAACTGACAATAGGAAGATGTACTATAACAAATCCCAAAAG GAGATATTAGAAAATAGCAAGAGTGACATAACCAATGCCTTGATGAAGAGGTACCCGCAACTTTTGAGAAAATACTTGCCTGACAAGGCCAAGATATCCCCTCTAATTGATATGATGATGCTTTTGAAACTTGAGATGTACTCACTGAAGAGGCAAGAGCAG AATTTCAAGGCCGCCATAGATCTCATTGTTGATGCCTTCTTCAAACATGGTGACAAGGATACTTTAAGATCTTGCATCAAGGCAATAGCTTTCTGTTGCATGAAGTGTCAGGCGGATCTTCTAGATTATGCTGAAAATAAACTTAAGATTCTTGAAGATGAGTTGGTTTTGAAAGTCAAAACTGCGATCAAGGAAGTAGAG GCAGGTGATGATGAATACTCTCTCTTGGTTAATTTGAAGCGACTTCATGAACTTCAATTGTCAAAACCTGTTAAAAATGATGGTTTATTTGAAGATATGTACCGAATCCTCAGTCATCTAAAAGAGATGGATAATGAG GTAAAGAGCTTTCTCCTCATCAACATGTTCCTTGAAGTAGCATGGTGCCTTCATGCAATTGGCGTTGAAAACCCATCTGAAACATCTATCGAGGGACTTTCTTCCAAGCAAAGGTCCCTCCTTGAACAACTCTATTATTTCTTGGTGGTTCTGTCCAATTATCAGAAAGAGGGAAGGAGCACCACTGTGCTTTCCTCCAGA GTCTGCATCATTACTGCAGAGATGTGGTGCTTGTTTAAGAAGTCAAAGTATTCTTCAACAAAGCTAAAAAATTTGGGTTATCTCCCACAATTAGAATATGTTCAGAAGTTTTGGAAACTATGTGAACAGCAGCTGAACATATCAG ATGACACAGAAGATGAAGACGCAAATGAAGAATATATTGAAGACACAAACAGGGATGCTGTCATGATTGCAGCTGCAAAGCTACTGCTTGCTGATACAGTTTCAAAG GATTACCTTGGCCCTGAGATTGTTTCACACTATGTATCTCATGGTGCAAGTACGACAGAGATCATCAAGCATCTCATTACCGCACTAAAGAAAAATGCAGACAGCGATATAGCTGCTCTATTCTTTGAGGCATTGAGACGG GCGTACGAACGGTATATGACCTATTTGCGCGAAGGAGAGAACCAAAACCTGATAGCCAAATCTTACTCGGAGTGTCAAGATCTTGCTAATCGGCTTGCAGGCTACTATGTTGGCGCTGTTCGTATTAAAAACAAGTCTGAGATCTTAAAGATTATCCAGTGTGGTGTTCAATTTGCCTTTGTGGACCTCCCAAAGCAATTGTCTTTCCTCGAGGCTGCTCTTGTGCCATTTGTTTCTAAACTTCCTTCGTCAGATATACCAGACAT TTTGACAGATGTACAGAAGAGGGCACAGGATATCGATATGAATGAAGATCCCAGTGCTTGGCGCCCGTACTTAACCTTTGTAGAACACTTACGTGAGAAACATGCAAGGAATGAGGTTTTCCACG AAGAAAAGGAGGAAAAGCCTGTAAAGCGCAGGGGCCGCCCGAGGAAGCCTAGAGATGAACCTGTGAGAAATCTTTTTGATGGAAACAAATCTAGTGATGAAGAGTCTGTTAGTGACTCTGACCAACGGGGGCATGGTGGAGATGACGATGACGAGGATGATGCTTTTGACCAGCCTTTGATCAACACGTTTAGGCCTTCCGCATCCAAGCTAAGATCGCTGAAGGGGGTTTCTCAACAGGGAACAAGCAGTCAGAGAAAAGCTCCTACGGCTTCAG GAAGCAATAGCTGA